The following coding sequences are from one Salvia hispanica cultivar TCC Black 2014 chromosome 3, UniMelb_Shisp_WGS_1.0, whole genome shotgun sequence window:
- the LOC125212140 gene encoding ferruginol synthase-like, with protein MDSFPILAALILITFATWFISSRQRRKNLPPGPFPLPIVGNMLQLGTQPHESFAKLSKKYGPLMSVHLGSLYTVIVSSPEMAKEVMQKYGQVFSGRTIAQAMEACDHNKISIAFLPVEGEWRDMRKICKEQMFSNQSMEDSQDLRKQKLQQLLDYAHKCSDEGRAIDINEAAFITTLNLMSATLFSLQATEFDSEVTMEFKEIIEGVASIVGIPNFADFFPILRPFDPQGVKHRADVYFGRLLGLIEGYLNERIQFRKNNPNAPKKDDFLETTVDILEANDYKLKTHHFTHLMLDLFVAGSETSTAGIEWIMEELMSHPDKMAKVKAELKSVMGENKIVDESQMPNLPYLHAVVKESMRLHPPGPLLLPRKAGSDQVVNGYLIPKGSQVLINVWAVGRDESVWKNADRFEPERFLGQKTDFKGQDYELLPFGSGRRVCPGLPLANRMLHTVTATLVHNFDWKLEQPDASDAERLGALFGFVVRRAKPLKIIPFKK; from the exons atggacTCGTTTCCTATCCTCGCTGCGCTAATCCTCATCACATTCGCCACATGGTTCATCTCCTCCCGGCAGCGGCGGAAGAATCTCCCGCCAGGCCCTTTCCCCCTTCCGATCGTCGGCAATATGCTCCAGCTCGGCACTCAGCCTCACGAATCATTCGCAAAACTATCAAAGAAATACGGCCCTCTGATGTCGGTCCACCTCGGCAGCCTATACACCGTGATCGTCTCCTCCCCGGAGATGGCCAAGGAGGTCATGCAGAAATACGGCCAGGTCTTCTCCGGCCGCACCATCGCCCAGGCCATGGAGGCGTGCGACCACAACAAGATCTCCATAGCGTTCCTCCCCGTGGAGGGCGAGTGGCGCGACATGCGGAAAATCTGCAAGGAGCAGATGTTCTCCAACCAGAGCATGGAAGACAGCCAGGATCTCCGCAAGCAGAAGCTGCAGCAGCTGCTCGACTACGCTCATAAATGCTCTGATGAAGGCCGCGCCATTGATATTAACGAGGCTGCTTTTATCACCACGCTCAACCTCATGTCCGCCACTCTCTTCTCGTTGCAGGCCACCGAGTTTGACTCCGAGGTCACCATGGAGTTCAAGGAGATCATTGAGGGCGTCGCGAGCATCGTTGGCATACCTAATTTCGCTGACTTCTTTCCCATCCTCCGCCCCTTTGACCCCCAGGGGGTCAAGCACAGGGCGGATGTCTACTTTGGTAGATTGCTCGGTTTGATCGAGGGTTATCTAAATGAGAGAATCCAATTCAGGAAGAACAACCCGAATGCCCCAAAGAAGGATGACTTTCTCGAGACGACCGTGGATATTCTTGAGGCCAACGATTACAAGCTCAAGACTCATCATTTCACTCATCTCATGCTG GACTTGTTCGTTGCAGGATCAGAAACTAGCACGGCCGGGATAGAGTGGATAATGGAGGAGCTAATGTCGCACCCGGACAAAATGGCGAAGGTGAAAGCAGAGCTGAAGAGCGTGATGGGTGAGAACAAAATCGTGGATGAAAGTCAGATGCCAAATCTCCCATATCTGCACGCAGTGGTGAAGGAGTCGATGCGCCTCCATCCACCAGGGCCTCTGCTTCTTCCCCGAAAGGCGGGGAGCGATCAAGTGGTGAACGGGTACCTCATCCCGAAGGGGAGTCAGGTGCTGATCAACGTGTGGGCTGTGGGGCGAGACGAATCCGTATGGAAGAACGCTGATAGGTTTGAGCCGGAGCGGTTCTTGGGTCAAAAAACTGACTTCAAAGGCCAGGATTACGAGCTGCTTCCGTTTGGGTCGGGGAGAAGGGTGTGTCCGGGTCTGCCATTGGCCAACCGGATGTTGCACACGGTCACGGCCACGCTGGTTCACAACTTCGATTGGAAACTGGAGCAGCCGGATGCGAGTGATGCCGAGCGTCTAGGTGCGTTGTTTGGGTTCGTGGTGCGGAGGGCTAAGCCACTCAAGATCATCCCATTTAAGAAATGA
- the LOC125212683 gene encoding salviol synthase-like — MEFLFPSFQMLTLIISSIIFLFIIFKFKRATTNKPECDLDRIPGPRRLPVIGNLHLLLSKSMPHIIFRKLAGEYGPLLRLQLGAVPFLIVSSVDVAKQILKTHDVAFANRPPMHVAKTISYNYTGLAMAPYGEYWRYLRKICTLELLSSKRVRFSRSIREEENLNLAAAVAASKEGSPVNLSEIVELSAYDITYRSVVGEAAAAEKEAMAAAISQAAALGSGLSIADLYPSSKVLPFVTGMVYRRRKVFGVTDRVIESIVRRRRAAGPSDERSEALVDFLLRCQQDDAEVRLTTDNVKAVILDMFFAGTETSSTTVEWVMSEMIKNPSTLKMAQDEVREVFDLKGYVDGDKFDELKYLKLVIKETLRLHPPGPLLLPRMNSEICEINGYQIPAGTRVTVNAWALGRDPKYWEEAEKFKPERFEGSSVDFKGNNLEFIPFGAGRRMCPGMSFGLDNVEFTLATLLYHFDWKMAGKDLNMEEAFGLTAKRKNDLLLIPTIRRPLRMINKCK, encoded by the exons atGGAGTTTTTGTTCCCATCTTTTCAAATGCTCACACTCATCATCTCCTCAATTATTTTCctattcataattttcaaattcaaaagagCCACTACTAATAAACCGGAATGCGATCTAGATCGCATTCCAGGCCCAAGGAGGCTCCCGGTCATCGGAAACCTCCATCTCCTTCTTAGCAAATCAATGCCTCATATAATTTTCCGAAAACTAGCGGGCGAATACGGCCCTCTGCTGCGTCTGCAGCTGGGCGCCGTGCCCTTCCTCATCGTCTCGtccgtggacgtagccaagCAGATTCTCAAGACCCACGACGTGGCCTTTGCGAACCGGCCCCCGATGCACGTGGCCAAAACCATCTCCTACAACTACACCGGCCTCGCCATGGCTCCCTATGGCGAGTACTGGCGGTATCTGCGGAAGATCTGCACGCTCGAGCTGCTGAGCTCGAAGCGCGTGAGATTCTCCCGCTCGATACGGGAGGAGGAGAATCTGAATCTGGCCGCGGCCGTTGCTGCTTCTAAGGAGGGGTCTCCGGTGAATCTGTCGGAGATTGTGGAGCTGTCGGCGTACGACATCACGTACAGGTCGGTGGTGggggaggcggcggcggcggagaagGAGGCGATGGCGGCGGCAATCAGCCAAGCGGCGGCGCTGGGATCTGGCCTTAGCATCGCGGATCTTTATCCGTCTAGTAAGGTGCTCCCTTTCGTCACTGGGATGGTGTACAGGAGGCGGAAGGTTTTCGGGGTTACGGATAGGGTTATAGAGAGCATCGTCCGCCGTCGTAGAGCTGCCGGCCCGAGTGATGAACGGTCTGAAGCTCTGGTGGATTTTCTCCTCCGGTGTCAGCAAGATGACGCCGAAGTCCGCCTCACTACGGACAACGTTAAAGCAGTCATACTG GACATGTTTTTTGCGGGTACCGAGACGTCTTCGACCACGGTAGAGTGGGTGATGTCGGAGATGATAAAAAACCCTAGTACGCTCAAAATGGCGCAGGACGAGGTGCGGGAGGTGTTCGACCTCAAAGGTTACGTGGACGGAGACAAGTTTGATGAGCTAAAATACCTTAAATTAGTCATCAAGGAGACACTGAGGTTGCACCCACCGGGGCCACTTCTACTGCCCAGAATGAACAGCGAGATATGCGAAATCAACGGCTACCAAATACCGGCCGGAACCAGAGTGACGGTGAATGCATGGGCGCTGGGAAGGGACCCCAAGTACTGGGAAGAGGCGGAGAAGTTTAAGCCCGAGAGATTTGAGGGGAGCTCGGTTGATTTCAAAGGGAACAATCTCGAGTTCATACCGTTTGGCGCGGGAAGGAGAATGTGCCCGGGGATGTCGTTCGGGCTGGACAACGTGGAGTTCACGCTGGCTACGCTTCTGTACCATTTCGACTGGAAAATGGCCGGTAAAGATTTGAATATGGAAGAGGCCTTTGGCTTGACTGCTAAAAGGAAGAATGATTTGCTTCTCATTCCTACTATAAGGAGGCCTTTGCGCATGATTAATAAATGCAAATGa